CCGGCGCCGCAGCAGCAGGAGAACGCTCATGACGACCGGCGCTCCCGCGGCCCCCTCTTCCCTTCCCTCCGCCGATGCGCGCCACCGGCCCGTGATGCTCAACGAGGTGGTGGCTGCGCTCGCCCCGCTCGAGGGACGCGTGGTGATCGACGGCACGTTCGGTGCCGGCGGCTACAGCCGTGCCATTCTCGCCGCCGGAGCCGAGGTGATCGCGATCGACCGCGACCCCCACGCCGTCGCGGCCGGTCGCGCGGTCGAAGCCGCATCCGGCGGACGCCTGACCCTCGTCCACGGCCGCTTTTCCGCGCTCGACGAACACGCCCGGGCTGTCCTTGCGGGCCGGCGGACGACCGTCGACGGCGTGGTGCTCGACGTCGGCGTTTCCTCGATGCAGCTCGACGAGGCCGAACGCGGCTTTTCGTTCCGCGGGGACGGTCCGCTCGACATGCGGATGTCCCAGGACGGCATGAGCGCCGCCGATCTCGTGAACGATGCCGACATCGGCACGCTGACCCGCATCATCGGGCTCTATGGCGAGGAGCGGCGCGCCCGTGCGGTCGCCCGTGCGATCGTGGAGCGCCGCAAGGAGCTGCCGTTCTCGCGCACCGCCGACCTCGCGCGGCTGGTGGAACGCGTGGTGCCGAAATCCGGCGACGGCATTCATCCGGCCACCCGCACGTTCCAGGCGCTGCGCATCGCCGTCAACCGCGAACTCGACGAACTCGTCGAAGCGCTGGGCGCGGCCGAACGCATCCTCGCGGCCGGCGGACGGCTGGTGGTGGTGGCCTTCCACAGCCTGGAAGACCGCATCGTGAAGCGCTTCCTGGCCGATCGCACGCGCGAGCGGGCCGGCGGATCGCGCCACCTGCCCGAGGCCGAGGTGCCGCCGGCGACCTTCCGCGTCGCCGTGCGTGGCGTCGTCGCTCCCTCGTCCGAGGAAGTCGCGGCCAATCCCCGCGCCCGCTCGGCAAAGCTGCGCGCGGCCGAGCGCACGGGCGCACCGGCACGCCCGGTCGATCCCGACGCCTTCGGCGTGCCATCCGTGATCATCGGCACGGGAGGCTGAGCGATGATGCGTCGTTTCCCTTATGGCCGCCTTCTCAGCGTCCTTCTCGCGCTCGCCACCATCGTGGTCGCCGCCTTCGCGTTCGAGGAGAAGCGCGACAGCGCGCACGCCGCTTCCCAATTGGCGAAGTTGAAGCGCGAGATCGCTCGCGAGCACGAGAAGATCGCCGACCTCAAGGCCGAATGGGCGCTGCTCGACCAGCCCTCGCGGCTGCAGGGCATCGCCATGCGCTACGGCGACGTGCTGCACCTCCAGTTCCTCGATCCGAAGCAGATCGGCACGCTCGCCGACATTCCGGAACGGCCGCCCGAGCCGGAGATCCCCGCGGAAGGCGCGAGCCACGGTGCCCAGGCGCGCGCGTCCGGCGGACAGACCGCGGGCGGCCAGATGGCAGCCAACCCTGCCCCCGTCCACCGCGACGCCATCGACGCGCTGGTGACGGGCTCGATCGGCGCCGTGCCGAACGATCCCGCTGCGGCGGCCCAGGACGACACCGAAGAAGAAGACGGCGGCAATCCGCTGTCGGCGACAGAGTGAGGCGCGCGCGATGAGCCTGACCATGACCTCCGGCGCCATGCTTCCCAATATCCGGCGCCTCGGCAAGACCGCGCAGGACTCCACCCGTGGCCGCATCGGACTGGCGATGCTCGGCTTTTCGCTGCTGTTCGTCGTGTTCGTCGGTCGGCTGGGCCAGCTCGCGCTGGCGCCGGACCATGCCGCGACCGCCTGGCGTTCGGCGCAGGATGCCGTCGCCGCCGCCCGCCCCGACATCGTCGACCGCAACGGCGAAATCCTCGCGACCGACATCCGCTCGGTGTCGCTGTTTGCCGAGCCGCGCAAGGTGCTGGACGCCGACGAGGCCTCGGAGCTGCTTTCGAGCGTGCTTCCGGAACTCGGCGATGCCTCCACGCGCAACCGCCTCGCCTCCAAGGCAGGGTTCATCTGGCTGAAGCGCGAGCTTTCGCCGGCCCGTCAGCGGCAGATCTACGATCTCGGCATTCCCGGCATCGGCTTCCTTCAGGAGAACCGGCGCTTCTATCCCGGCGGCAACGTCGCGGCCCACATCCTCGGCGGCGTGAACGTCGACAACCAGGGCATCGCGGGTTTGGAGAAGGAAGTCGACGGCCAGGGCCTCGCGGACCTGCACGCGCTCGGCTTCGCCCAGACCCGCAATCTCGAGCCGGTCAAGACCTCCATCGACCTGCGCATCCAGCACGCGGTGCGCGACGAACTCGTGCAGGCGGTCGAGCGCTATCGCGCCGAAGCGGCCATCGGCATCGTCCTCGACGTCGAGACCGGCGAAGTGATCGCCATGAGCTCCGTCCCGGACTTCGATTCGAACGATCCGGTCGAGGCGCTCGAAAAGAACAAGATGAACCGGGCGACCGCCGGTGTTTACGAACTCGGCTCGGTGTTCAAGACCTTCACGATCGCCGCGGCCTTCGATGTCGGCAAGATCAGTGTGAACTCGGTGTTCGACGCCTCCGTGCCGTTGAGGATCGGCCGCTTCGCGATTCACGATTTCCACGGCAAGCATCGCCCGCTCACCGTTCCCGAGATCTTCATCTACTCGTCCAACATCGGCACCGGCCGCATCGCACTCTCCATCGGCGGCGGCGCGATGAAGGAATATTTCGGCCGCTTCGGCTTTCTTCAGAAGCTGAAGACCGACCTGCCGGAGGTGGGCGCACCGATCGTGCCGCGCAGCTGGAAGGACATCACCGTCGCCACCACGGCGTTCGGCCACGGCATTTCCGTGAGCCCGATGCAGGCCGCCTCCGCCGGCGCCGCGCTGATGAACGGCGGCCGCTACATTCCGCCGACCTTCTTCCCCCGCACCAAGGAAGAGGCCGACAAGATCGCGGTTCGAATCGTCCAGCCGCATACCAGCGACATGATGCGCTACCTGTTCCGTCTCAATGCGGAGAAGGGCTCGGGCCGGCGCGCGAACATCCCGGGCTTCGACGTCGGCGGCAAGACCGGCACCGCCGAGAAGGTGATCGGCGGGCGCTACTCCAAGGACCAGAACGTCAACTCGTTCATGGCGGCGTTCCCGATGGACCACCCGCGCTATCTGCTGCTGGCCACCATCGACGACCCCCGTCCGGAGACGCCGGGCGCGGGACGGTCCTCCGGCGCCAATGCCGTGCCGCTCGCCGCCAACATCCTGCGCCGCATCATGCCGATGCTCGGCATCCAGCCGGGCGTCGACATGCCGGCCGAGCAGATCCTGGCTTCCGGGCCGATGACCCAGGCAGGGGCCATGGCCGGAATGAAGACGCTCGCCGGAAACGACTGATCCAACGAAGACCGCCCCGGCTGCCGGCCCAAAAAACCGCAGCCGGGTTTGACCCGACAGCCGCCGTTAACCTTACTGAAAGCCGACCGACATCATGCGCCTCGCCGACCTCGCCCCGGATCTCGTCTCCAGCCCCGCCGAAGGCGGCGTCGCTGTCGCGGGTCTGACGGCGGACAGCCGCAAGGCCGGGCCGGGCGTGCTGTTCGCCGGCTTGCCGGGCACGCATGCCGACGGTGCCGCCTTCGCCGCGACCGCGGTGAAGGCCGGCTCGCCGGCCGTGCTCGTCGGGCTGGAATCGACGGTGCCGCCGGACCTCGGCGTGCCGGTGCTGCGCGATGCCGATCCCCGTCGCCGTCTCGCGCTGATGGCCGCGCGGCTTAACGCACCGCAGCCGGAGACCATCGTCGCGGTGACCGGAACGGCCGGCAAGACCTCGGTCGCCGCCTTTACCCGCCAGATCTTCGAAGCCGCCGGCCATCCGGCTGCGAGCCTCGGCACACTCGGCATCGTCACCGCCGCATCCAAGGTCTACGGCAGCCTGACGACGCCGGATCCGGTGACGCTCCACGCCGATCTCGCCCGGCTTGCCCGCGAGGGCATCACCCATGTGGCGATGGAGGCCTCCAGCCACGGGCTCGACCAGCGCCGGCTCGACGGCGTCGAACTGACGGCTGCCGCCTTCACCAATCTCGGCCGCGACCACATGGACTATCATCCGACGGTCGAGGACTATCTCGCCGCCAAGCTGCGCCTGTTCCGCGAACTGCTGCCGGAAGGCGCGCCCGTCGTGGTCGACCCCGACGCGCCGGGCGGCCGCGAGGTGGTCGCCTCCGCCCGCGAGCGGGGCCTGCCGCTCGTCACCGTCGGGGCGAACGGCGAGACGCTTCGCCTCGTTTCCGCGACACCCGAAGGAACGGGCCAGCGGCTGACGATCGAATCCGCCGACGGCGTCCACACCGCGTTCCTGCCCCTTCTCGGCGATTTCCAGATCGCGAACGCGCTGACCGCCGCCGGCCTCGCCATCGCTGTCGGGATCACGCCCGCCGTTGCGCTCGATGCGCTTGCGGGGCTGGAAGGCGCGCCAGGCCGCCTCGATCTCGTCGGCCGCACGGCCGAAGGTGCGCCGGTGTTCGTCGACTATGCCCACAAGCCCGATGCCCTCGAAGCCGTGCTGACCACGCTGCGGCCGATCACGCCCGGCCGTCTGGTCGTCGTGTTCGGCGCGGGCGGAGACCGGGACCGGGGCAAGCGGCCGCTGATGGGGGCCATCGCGTCCCGCCTCGCCGACACGGTCATCGTCACCGACGACAACCCGCGCAGCGAGGAACCTGCGGACATCCGCCGCGCCATCCTGGCGGCCGCGCCCGGTGCCATCGAGATCGGTGATCGGGACAAGGCGATCGCCGCCGGCGTCGCCATGCTCGGCGCAGACGATGTGCTCGTCGTCGCCGGCAAGGGCCACGAAACCGGCCAGATCGTCGGCGGAACCGTGTTGCCGTTTTCCGACCATGAAGCGGTGCTTCGTGCACTCGCCGCACACGCGGCCCCTTCCTCGCCGGAGACCGCCCGATGACCGCGTTGTGGACCTTTGACGCCATGGTCGATGCCACCGGCGGCCGGCTGGTGCCGGCCGGCGACGGTGTCGTCACCGGGCTTTCCATCGATACGCGCACCCTGCAGCCAGGGGACGCGTTCTTCGCGATCACCGGCGAGCGACTGGACGGCCACGACTACGTCACCGCAGCGCTTGCGAGCGGCGCATCGATCGCTGTGGTCGCCGCCGAACGGTTGTCTTCCTTCGCCGATGCCGGCACCAAGCTGGTGGTGCCGGACGTGCTGGCAGCCTTGCGCGACCTCGCCGCCGCGGCCCGGCGGCGATCGGCGGCCAAGATCGTGGCCATCACCGGCAGCGTCGGCAAGACCGGCACCAAGGAGGCGATGCGCCGCGCGCTTTCGGCCTGCGGCTCCACCCATGCCTCGGCCGCGTCCTTCAACAACCACTGGGGCGTGCCGCTGTCGCTCGCCCGGATGCCGACCGACACCGATTTCGGCGTGTTCGAGATCGGCATGAGCGCACCGGGCGAGATCGCGCCGCTGGTCAGGCTCGTGCGCCCGCACGTCGCGATCGTGACCACGATCGCCGCCGCACATGCCGCGTTCTTTTCATCCGAAGAGGCCATCGCCGACGCCAAGGCCGAGATCTTCCTCGGCCTCGAGCCGGGCGGCACCGCCGTCCTCAACCGTGACAACCGCCATTTCGACCGGCTGGCGGCCGCGGCGAGGGCCGTCGGCGCGCGGATCGTCGGCTTCGGTACCGATGCCGCTGCCGACGTGCGTCTCGTCGACGTCCGTCTCGAAGCGGATCGCTCGGAAGTCGAGATCGAGCTCTTCGGCCGGCGGCTCGCCTATGAGCTCGGCGCTCCCGGCCGTCATCTTGTGATGAACAGCCTTGCGATCGCGGCAGCGGTGGATGCCGTCGGCGCCGATCTCGAGGTTGCCCTCGGCGCGCTCGGCGGATTTTCGGCGCCCGTCGGCCGCGGCAAACGCCACGTGCTGCAGCTTGCCGGCGGCACCGCGATGCTGATCGACGAAAGCTACAACGCCAATCCGACGTCGATGCGCGCCGCCTTCGAGGTGCTGGCGCTCGCACCCGTCGGTCCGGGAGGGCGGCGGATCGCGGTCCTCGGCGACATGCGCGAGCTCGGTGCCGACGGCCCGGCGCTGCATGCTGCGCTGGCCGCGGACATTGAGGCCGCCGGGATCGACCGCGTCCATTGCGCCGGACCGCTGATGGCCTCGCTCTACGACGCCTTGCCCGCCTCATTGCGCGGCGCCCGTGCCGAGACCGCCGCCGAACTCGAACCGGCCATCGAGGCCGACCTCGCGCCGGGCGACGTCCTCATGATCAAGGCTTCCAACGGCAGCCGGCTCGGACCGGTCGTCGCCCATCTTTGCACCCGATTCGCGGGCGGGACCGCGGTCGGTTCGGGGGTTTGAAAAGAGGATGCTCTATTTCCTCGCCGATTTCAGCGGACACGCCTCGTTCCTGAACGTGTTCCGCTACATCACCTTCCGCACGGTCGCGGCGATGATGACGGGCCTCCTGTTCGTGTTCCTGTTCGGGCCGGCGATCATCGCCTCGCTCCGGGTGCGGCAGGGCAAGGGCCAGCCGATCCGCACCGACGGCCCCCAGAGCCACCTCGCCAAGCGGGGCACGCCGACCATGGGCGGGCTGATGATCCTCTCGGGCCTCGTCGTCTCGACGCTGCTCTGGGGCAACCTCACCAACCCCTATCTGTGGGTGGTGCTGCTCGTCACACTCGGCTTCGGGATGATCGGGTTCTACGACGACTATCTCAAGGTGACGAAGCAGAGCCACAAGGGCTTCTCCGGCAAGGTGCGCCTGCTGATCGAGGCGCTGATCGCCGGCACGGCCGCCGTGGTGATGAGCCATCTCGCCGCCCCGCACCTCGCGACATCCCTCGCGGTGCCGTTCTTCAAGGACGTGATCATCAATCTCGGCTGGTTCTTCGCGCCGTTCGCCATTCTGGTGATCGTCGGCGCCGGCAATGCCGTGAACCTGACGGACGGGCTCGACGGCCTCGCCATCGTGCCGGTGATGATCGCGGCCGGCTCCTTCGGCGTCATCACCTACCTCGCCGGCAACGTGGTGTTCGCCGACTATCTGCAGATCCACTTCGTCAGCGGCGTCGGCGAGCTTGCGGTGCTGTGCGCGGCGATGATCGGGGCCGGCATCGGTTTCCTGTGGTTCAACGCTCCGCCGGCCGCGATCTTCATGGGAGACACCGGCTCGCTCGCCCTCGGCGGCATGCTCGGCGCCATCGCGGTGGCGGCGAAGCATGAGGTGGTGCTCGTCATCATCGGCGGCCTGTTCGTGATCGAGGCGCTCTCCGTCATCATCCAGGTGATCTCGTTCAAGACCACCGGCCGGCGCGTGTTCCGGATGGCGCCGATCCACCACCATTTCGAGCAGCTCGGCTGGACGGAGCCCCAGGTCGTGATCCGCTTCTGGATCATCGCCATGGTGCTCGCCCTGATCGGGCTCTCCACTCTGAAGCTGCGGTGAGGACGGCCGGATGATCCCGCTCGTTTCCCTCAAGGGCGCGAAGATCGGCGTGCTCGGCCTCGGCCGGGCCGGCCGTTCCGTCGCAGCCGCCGCAGCGGCCGGCGGGGCCGAAGTCTATGTGCACGATGACGACGAAGGTGCCGTCGAGCGCCTCGGTATCGTCGGGGCGGTCCAGACCGACCTCGCGACAGGCCCGTGGCCCGCTCTCGATCTTCTGGTCGCGAGCCCCGGCGCCGCGCACATCTATCCGAAGCCGCATCGGGTGATCGAGCGCGCCTGGGGCGAAGGCGTGCCGGTCGACAACGAGATCGGCCTGTTCTTCGCCGCCATCGCCCATTCCGGCGCCACCGTGATCGCCATCACCGGCACCAACGGCAAGTCGACCACGACGGCGCTCACCCGGCACCTCGTCGCATCCTCGGGCCGCGCGGTGCAGATGGGCGGCAATATCGGCGTGCCGGTGTTCGACCTCGACATGCCGGCGCCGGGCGACGTGGTGGTGCTGGAGCTTTCCTCCTATCAGATCGACCAGGCGCGCCAGCTTTCACCCGACATCGCGGTGTTCCTCAACCTCACGCCGGATCACTACGACCGTCACGGCGGCCGCGGTGGCTATTTCGCCGCCAAGCGCCGGCTGTTCGAGGTCGGGCGACCGCGCGTCTCCGTCATCGGCGTGGACGAAGAGGAGGGCCGCTTCCTCGCGAACCTTACCCGTGCCGGACGCGAACCCGGTGGCTCCACCATCGCCATCTCGGCGACGCGCGATCTCGGCGGCCATGGCCTCAGCTATCGCTTCGACGGCGAAGCCATCGTGGAACTGCGCGACGGCGAGGCGCGGGCGCGGTATCCGCTCGCCGGAATCGGCTCGCTCCGCGGCGTCCACAATGCGCAGAACGCCGCCGCCGCCATCGCAGCGGTGCGGGCGGCCGGTCTTGCCGCGGATGTCGTCGCCGACGGCCTGAAGACGTTTCCCGGCCTCGCCCACAGACTGGAAACGGTTGGTCGGCGCGGCAAGGTGCTTTTCATCAACGATTCCAAGGCGACCAACGCGGATTCGACCGCGAAGGCGCTGGCGAGCTTCGAGCGGATCTACTGGATCGCCGGCGGCGTTCCGAAGGCAGGCGGCATCGCCGACCTCGCGCCGTTCTTCGGCCGGATCGCTAAATCCTACCTGATCGGCGAGGCCGCCGCAGACTTCGCAGCCACCCTCGAGGGTCGCGTGCCGTTCGAATTGAACGGGACGCTGGATGCGGCGGTCGCCGCCGCGGCCCGCGATGCCGCCGGGGATGGAGCTGCCGAGCCGGTCGTACTGCTTTCGCCGGCATGCGCCTCGTTCGACCAGTTCAAGAGCTTCGAACAGCGCGGCGACGTGTTCCGCACGCTGGTTTCCGGCCTCGCCGGCATCGAAATGGGAGGTGCCTGATGGTCTCGCGCGTCGACCGAAGCCGGGTATCGGAATGGTGGTGGACCATTGACCGCTACCTGCTGTTCACGCTCCTGTTCCTGCTGGCGAGCGGCGTGGTGCTTTCGTTCGCGGCAAGCCCCGCGGTCGCCGAGCGCATCGGCGCCGGCACCTACCATTTCGTGCAGAGGCAGGCGTTCTTCGCCGTTCCGGCCGCCTTCACGCTCGTCGCGATCTCGATGCTGACGCCGAAGCAGGTGCGTTCGACCGCCTTCATGCTCTACGGCGTGATGCTTCTGCTCACCATCGCGACGCTGTTCTTTGGCGCCGAGGTCAAGGGCTCGCGGCGCTGGCTCAACCTCGCCGGCATGTCGGTGCAGCCGACGGAGTTTCTGAAGCCGGCATTCGTGATCCTGATCGCATTCGCGCTTTCGGAAGGCGCCAAGCGCACCGGCCTGCCCGGAAAGGCCATCGCCGCCTTCCTTCTGGCGATGACGCTCGCCCCCGTGGTGGCGCAGCCCGACCTCGGTCAGGCGATGCTCTTGTCGATCACGTGGTGCGCGATGATCTTCCTCGCCGGCCTGCCGTGGATCTTCACGGTCGTGCTGGCGGCGCTCGGCGCGAGCGGCCTTGCGGGCGCCTATTTCGTGTTTCCCCACGTCGCGGGCCGCATCAACCGCTTCCTCGATCCCGGATCCGGCGACACCTTCCAGGTGGATACGGCGATGGATTCCTTCGCCGCCGGCGGCTGGTTCGGCGTCGGTCCCGGCGAGGGCAGCATGAAGCAGATCCTGCCCGACGCCCACACCGACTTCGTGTTCGCGGTGACCGCCGAGGAGTTCGGCATCCTCGCCTGCATGCTGCTGGTGTCGCTGTTCGGTTTCATCATCCTGCGCGGCCTCCGCCACGCCCGCGACGAGCCCGACCCGTTCGTGCGGCTCGCAACGTCCGGCCTCGTCATCCTGTTCGGCGTCCAGGCCTCCATCAACATGGCGGTGAACCTGCACCTGATGCCGGCCAAGGGCATGACCCTGCCCTTCATCTCCTACGGCGGTTCCTCGCTGGTCGCCATCGCGCTCGAAATGGGTTTCGTGCTGGCCCTGACGCGGCGCCGCCCACGCATCGATGCGCCGTTCCGTCCGATCGTCATGACCCGGCGGGAGCGCACGGCATGATCGACGCGGCCAAGGGCACGGTGCTGCTCGCCGCCGGGGGAACCGGCGGCCACCTCTTCCCGGCGGAGTCGCTGGCCCACGCGCTGACCGCACGGGGCTGGACGATCGACCTCGTCACCGACGAACGCGCCGACAAGTACGGCACCGCGTTCCCGGCCCGGAAGGTGCACATCGTGTCGGCCGCGACCGTGACGGGTCGCTCGCCGCTCGCGCTGGCGAAGACCGCCGCCGGGCTCGGCCTCGGCTTCCTGCAGTCGCTGAAGGTGATCGGCGCGGTGAAGCCGGCGGTGGCCGTGGGCTTCGGCGGCTACCCGACCGTGCCGCCGCTGTTCGCGGCGAGCGTGCGCGGCGTACCGACCATCCTGCACGAGCAGAACGCCGTGATCGGCTGGGGCAACCGCATCCTCGCAAAGCGCGCGACGCGCATCGCCACCGGCTTCGCTTCGCCGAAGGGCACCGAGGCGTGGGCATCGAAGCTGGTGCTGACCGGAAACCCGGTGCGCCCTGCGGTCATTGCCGCCGCTGCGGTGCCCTACTCGGCTCCGACTTCGGACGGCGCGTTCAACCTGCTCGTCTTCGGCGGCAGCCAGGGCGCGCGCGTGTTCGCCGACCTCGTGCCGCCGGCGCTGGAACGTCTCGACCCGGTGCTCCGCGCCCGCATCCGCCTCACCCAGCAGGTGCGGCCCGAGGACATCGGGCGCGTGACGGCCGCCTATGCCGCCATGGGCATCGCAGCCGAGATCGCCCCGTTCTTCACCGATCTTCCGGCCCGCATCGCCGCTAGCCACCTCGTGGTGTGCCGCTCGGGCGCCTCCAGCGTCGCCGAGCTTTCGGTGATCGGCCGGCCTTCGATCCTCGTGCCGCTGCCCCATGCCCGCGACCAGGACCAGGCCGTGAACGCCGCCGTGCTCGCCGGTGTCGGCGCCGCATGGCCGATACCGCAGGGCGACCTCTCCGCCGATCCGGACCGGCTCGCGCGCGAAATCTCAACCCTTGCCGGCGCGCCCGGACGCCTCGCCGAGGCGGCTGCCGCTGCCCGCGGGATCGCGATGCCGGATGCCGTGGCGCGCCTCGCCGATCTCGTCGAGGAAACCGCCCGCCGGCGCCCGAACGGAGCTAGAATCCCATGAAGATGCCGCGCGACATCGGCCCTGTTCATTTCGTCGGCATCGGCGGCATCGGCATGAGCGGCATCGCCGAGGTGCTGCACAATCTCGGCTACCCGGTGCAGGGCTCGGACATCTCGGAGAGCGCCAACGTGGCGCGCCTGCGCGAGAAGGGCATTCCCGTCGCGGTCGGCCACGACGCGGCCAATCTGGGCCAGGCGACCGTGATCGTCGTCTCCTCCGCCGTGAAGCGCGACAATCCCGAACTCGTTGCTGCCCGCCTACGGCTGCTGCCCGTCGTGCGCCGCGCGGAGATGCTGGCCGAGCTGATGCGGCTCAAGCAGTCTGTCGCCATCGCCGGCACCCATGGCAAGACCACCACCACGTCGCTGGTCGCGACGTTGCTCGATGCCGGCGGGCTCGATCCGACCGTCATCAACGGCGGCATCATCAACGCCTACGGCACCAACGCGCGCCTCGGCGGCGGCGAGTGGCTGGTGGCGGAGGCGGACGAATCCGACGGCACCTTCCTCAAGCTGCCGGCCGACATCGCCGTCGTCACCAATATCGACCCGGAACACCTCGACCACTACGGCACCTTCGAGAAGGTGCGCGCGGCGTTCGAGCAGTTCGTGGAGAACGTTCCGTTCTACGGCTTCGCCGTGATGTGCCTCGATCATCCTGAGGTGCAGAGCCTCGTGCGCGAGATCGAGGACCGACGCATCATCACCTACGGCTTCAACCCGCAGGCCGACGTGCGGTGCCACAATGTCGAGATGGGCGCGCGCGGCTCGACCTTCTCCGTCACCATCCATGACCGCGTGACAGGCGCGACGAAGACCATCGCGGACATCGCGCTGCCTGTGCTCGGCCGGCACAATGTTTCGAACGCGACGGCCGCCATCGCGGTCGCCGACCGTCTCGGCATTGCGTCGGACGAGATCCGCCATGGCCTTGCCGGATTTGCGGGTGTGAAGCGGCGCTTCACCCATACCGGCACATGGAATGGCGTCGACATCTTCGACGACTACGGCCATCACCCCGTGGAGATCAGGGCGGTGCTGAAGGCGGCGCGGGAAGCGACGCGGGGACGCGTGGTCGCCGTGGTCCAGCCGCACCGCTATTCGCGGCTG
The window above is part of the Pseudoxanthobacter soli DSM 19599 genome. Proteins encoded here:
- a CDS encoding FtsW/RodA/SpoVE family cell cycle protein; this translates as MVSRVDRSRVSEWWWTIDRYLLFTLLFLLASGVVLSFAASPAVAERIGAGTYHFVQRQAFFAVPAAFTLVAISMLTPKQVRSTAFMLYGVMLLLTIATLFFGAEVKGSRRWLNLAGMSVQPTEFLKPAFVILIAFALSEGAKRTGLPGKAIAAFLLAMTLAPVVAQPDLGQAMLLSITWCAMIFLAGLPWIFTVVLAALGASGLAGAYFVFPHVAGRINRFLDPGSGDTFQVDTAMDSFAAGGWFGVGPGEGSMKQILPDAHTDFVFAVTAEEFGILACMLLVSLFGFIILRGLRHARDEPDPFVRLATSGLVILFGVQASINMAVNLHLMPAKGMTLPFISYGGSSLVAIALEMGFVLALTRRRPRIDAPFRPIVMTRRERTA
- a CDS encoding UDP-N-acetylglucosamine--N-acetylmuramyl-(pentapeptide) pyrophosphoryl-undecaprenol N-acetylglucosamine transferase; its protein translation is MIDAAKGTVLLAAGGTGGHLFPAESLAHALTARGWTIDLVTDERADKYGTAFPARKVHIVSAATVTGRSPLALAKTAAGLGLGFLQSLKVIGAVKPAVAVGFGGYPTVPPLFAASVRGVPTILHEQNAVIGWGNRILAKRATRIATGFASPKGTEAWASKLVLTGNPVRPAVIAAAAVPYSAPTSDGAFNLLVFGGSQGARVFADLVPPALERLDPVLRARIRLTQQVRPEDIGRVTAAYAAMGIAAEIAPFFTDLPARIAASHLVVCRSGASSVAELSVIGRPSILVPLPHARDQDQAVNAAVLAGVGAAWPIPQGDLSADPDRLAREISTLAGAPGRLAEAAAAARGIAMPDAVARLADLVEETARRRPNGARIP
- the murC gene encoding UDP-N-acetylmuramate--L-alanine ligase, with the translated sequence MKMPRDIGPVHFVGIGGIGMSGIAEVLHNLGYPVQGSDISESANVARLREKGIPVAVGHDAANLGQATVIVVSSAVKRDNPELVAARLRLLPVVRRAEMLAELMRLKQSVAIAGTHGKTTTTSLVATLLDAGGLDPTVINGGIINAYGTNARLGGGEWLVAEADESDGTFLKLPADIAVVTNIDPEHLDHYGTFEKVRAAFEQFVENVPFYGFAVMCLDHPEVQSLVREIEDRRIITYGFNPQADVRCHNVEMGARGSTFSVTIHDRVTGATKTIADIALPVLGRHNVSNATAAIAVADRLGIASDEIRHGLAGFAGVKRRFTHTGTWNGVDIFDDYGHHPVEIRAVLKAAREATRGRVVAVVQPHRYSRLQSLFADFCTCFNDAETVIVADVYAAGEAPIPGIDRDALVQGLRTSGHRDAVALPSHADLAGLVRGKVQPGDIVVCLGAGSITQWAYALPKELEALDGKPEA